In the Nothobranchius furzeri strain GRZ-AD chromosome 1, NfurGRZ-RIMD1, whole genome shotgun sequence genome, TCGTTCATTTGTGTTGCTATCAGTTAAGGCGCCTATCTAATGTTAAGTCGATCTTAACAAAACAGGAGTTGAAAACTGTAGCCAATGCTTTTTTCATCTCTAGGCTATAGTACTGCAACTCCCTCTATGCTGGCTTGAGCCAGTCCTTAATGACTCGGCTCCAGCTGGTCCAAAACGCTGTTGCCAGATTTCTTTATGGAGCACGTAAGTGGGAGCATGTCACTCCCCTCCTGACAGCTTTGGACTGGCTCCTGGTGAAGAGTTGCATCTTGTTCAAAATCCTGGTCCTTGTTTTTCAATCCCTGTCTGGATCAGCGACACCATTTAGCCTCCCTGCTGACCCGTTACGTCCCTGCAAGGCTGCTACGTTTAGGTCAGAGTGACCTTTTGGTGGTACCACGATCAAACCGTAAATCTGGGGTGATCGTGCCTTTGCAGTTCTGGGTAAtcggctttggaaccaactcccacaagAAATCAAGCAGTCCACATCGCTGCCCGCTTTTAAAACAAGACTTAAACTGTATTTTAGATCTGTTTCTTAGTCGTTTTTATTTACATTGTAATGTTTTTGATCACTGTTTTTGTTTTCAgctcttttttttgtttgtttttaaatgattttacctTTTACTATAGAGCTGTTttattgtgctgcttctttgcattatgttcagcaccttgggcccccttGATTGGGGGTGGGATGAGGCTTTATaaattgaatgaatgaatgaatgaatgaatgaatgaatgagtgaaagGGAGGAGGCCTGTCTGACCTAAAGAGGTGATGCATTCTGGGTCTCACCACTTCAACTCTAGAGCTTATTGCTGCTAAAATCCAGTTTTCTATAGATATTTGGCCacgtaaaaaacattttttgatgAAATTTTGCTTTAAAAATTCTGCCTGAATTTTTAGCCTCAAGCTCTGAAGAACACCTGTTTGAAAAAATGAACTCCACATTTGTCCATAAACAGATTCTTCTGCTTTCAAGTACCTGCGGAGAGATTATTTTGACATTGACATTTGGACATTTATTTATAGATTTCCACCACTGCCTCCTTGTCTTTACAGTCTAACCCTTAGAACTTCAATGATGTCTCCAAgtctaatcacacacacacacacacacacacacacacacacacacacacacacacacacacacacacacacacacacacacacacacacacacacacacacacacacacacacacacacacacacacacacacacacctcctcctcTCAGCCTTCAGTGCGCCCCCAGATCAGAATGCCGCGTCAAATCTACGCCAACACGGGAAAAATCCAATGTTTTCTGAACAGGAATTGTGATTTAATTAGAAGACACGCGAGAACCTGAAGAATTCGCGCCTTAATGGAAGCCAGCAACAACCTCACTGGAGAGGCAGCGGATGAAGATGGAGTCGTGCGTTTTGCGCTCGTCAGAGTTGGAGTTCTGGGTTTGGTTTTTGTGCTCGCGACGTGCGGCAACTTTTTCTTCCTGGGCACCCTGTGGAAGAGGAGAAAGAGAAACACAAGGACCCACCTGTTCCTCCTGCATCTGTGCCTGGCGGATTTGGTGGTCGCCTTCTTCCAAGTTCTACCGCAGCTCTCCATTGAGATTACGCGCAGGTTCCGTGGCTCGGACTTCCTCTGCCGCACCGTCAAGTACCTGCAGGTGGTTGGGATGTTTGCCTCCGCCTACATGATTGTGGCCATGGCCATAGACCGGTACCACGCAGTGTGCATGCCCATGGTTTCGTTCTTGGAAGGCTCGTGTAGGAGGTACATCTCCATAGGCGCAGCGTGGCTGATCTCTCTCCTCTTCAGCTCTCCGCAGCTATTCATCTTCTCTCTCCGGGAGGTGGAGGTGAACCAGTACGACTGCTGGGCCACGTTCATCGAGCCGTGGGGGAGCAGGATCTACATCAGTTGGATCACTCTGGCAGTGTTTGCCTTGCCTGCTGTTATCCTGCTCTTTTGCCAAATGAGAATATGCACAACGATCTACTTCAACATGAAGACGAAGGCTCTGCAGTCAGGGCGCGCGGGCTCGAAGGGCATCTCCAACGCCATGCTCAAGACCCTGAAGATGACTTTTGTGATTATAATGGCATACACTTTGTGCTGGAGCCCATTCTTTgttgtacagttgtggtcagcATGGAGCCCCGGCAGTGCACCAACACAAGGTTGGTGTGCAAactggacatttttattttaaaaatgtgatttcacacaatttcttttctgttttttctgTCTCACAGGTCCAGTTTTTTCAATCATCATGCTGCTTGCCAGTCTCAACAGCTGCACCAACCCTTGGATATACCTGTACtacagctgaagaggatgtggacATAACCAGAAAAGGACAAATTGTCTACAAAGCCCCTAAATTTTGTTTATAAACAAAACTTTTTACCTTGAAGTCAGTGGTGATATGGGGTGCCGAATGTAAAGCAATGGATTAAAAACTTGGTAGATATTTTACACACAATTTCAAATAGTAATGttaaatttaaatatttagaAACAAATTTAGGTTAACCAAATATAAATATTTGAAGTtaaatttaaaattaaatgtgTATCCCCTTCATCTACATGTTTAAATTAAACAAAACTATAAATTCATATTTAACTTTAAACTTAGACCTAAATGTGTGTTGCTAAATCTAAATATTGAAATTTTTGTTTAGATGTGATGATTTTAAACCAAATATTTCTTAAAAGGGAAGTagcctatcaaaataaaagcatggtgaGATTATGAGAGCCAGTTTAAAAATGGAACATTTATCAGTGTGCATGAAAAGGAGGGAAGATTTTAAAGTATTACCTTAAAATGTTGATTAGTTTGATAACATTCAACATTTTAACACCAAAATTATTTTTCACATTCAGCTTCTCCTAACAATAAAATTGGGGTTTGTATTTTTAATATTAATTTTCCAGCAGGATtatacattaaaatgttaatattcttgatgtatatatataaaaaacaataaatgtaaaaatagaaATTTTTTACACAAATCTAAATTTATAaagttaaatctaaatatttaccATCCTAATTTGGCTGCTTTGGGAAAAAAATCAGAAGTGCAACACAGAACAGTGTTTTTAAAAGAAAGCGTTACAATCTTTATAACGTAGTTAATATATGGATTTTATTGCtggttaaaggagcaatatgtaagaaattTACAGTGAATGCATCACAAAGCAGTCTAACGTCTcattcatgttggaaggaaggttacgttgaaaaagatttcattctcagctggctggacagttgtcagtttttctccataCTTTTTTTTTTGAAAGAAGTGTCAGTGAACTTGTGAGGTTTCCGTGTCTCCGGagagctaacgctgcagtgcaagcatttgtaattcaacatcaGCATGCAATAAGCTCCAGAGCAACAAGAGTGACCCAGAAGTCATTTCTTGTACCCCCaagaagccatggcatctttttgttttattcaaaTACTGGGTGAAGAAggttagaggctaatgttgagctaacaatgctaatggtgaattaaaaGCAATTAGTCGGATCTAACATCATCTCAAGCTACTTTCAGAATCACCaacaactcaatttttactgtgaaatttgtgtgtgaagtgaatcacGAGTCAATTGTGGtgatttacttcctttaatgactcGTTCAGAACCACAACAGAAAGCTAACAGCAAACAAGCACACTTCCTGTATTGCTGGTCAATAACAGGGCTTGTGATCacacgcatggacgtaattttttccaaagtcaagttttcacccctgcactttttaccatgcaaaaacaatattacgctatattaaattaacactggttgagctctaggaccaagcagaaaacaaccgtttgtgttgaagcctgtttcccattagaacatacaagatatcccccccccccatcccccccacttctaaagtgaaaattacatccatgatcacacgtgattacgcatagcattctgggatgtgcgcgGGCACGTTGGAAGGTTGATGAGTGAAACACACCGTGAAACAAGCAGTACTGTCGCAGAGAAGAAGTGGATTTTGgcgaaagaaagtgttaaacaacattatGAAATCCCAAAAAGGATGTAGAATatacttagggatgggtacctttgacatttgaatcgatccggtactaattcccggtacctacgaatcgataccggtacttaacggtaccaattttcgatacttttgagtgtttattattttaaatctcttttataattaaatattttttcaatatataacaatatttgatgaatatcacgataaataacattcaactgtttgcattttaacatcgtccttgtagttttataagctgatgattaaactgaagcaaacatctttactgtgaactaaatttactgtgtatcttcattgcttttgccgtcttttttcatttgatttttcctactgggaagttagaatttccgaggagaaagcgaacgcaccattagctgataacaatggtagcaatggaagctaacataccaagctaacgttatcttaaacagtttatttagctgctggagcagattaaaacgacgatgcctcacacttagatcgttgtcactggtttcatcttcacccgtcacatttagtaaagtgaagccaaactttagagcgcgttcatgttcttctagtcgggaattcggagttccgaggagaaagcgaacgcaccattagcaaaacggaagctaacatatcaagctaataatATTTTCCTACCGGagaagattaagatgaggatgtctcacttagatcgttgtcgctggtttcatcatcacccagttacccatcacatttagtgaagtggacccaagctttagcctgcgttctttctgccatgctgctctgtttacaactggttcgcagcgagcgacaacataacgctcttgcgcatgcgcagctgtcttggcaagttctcgttatgatggacgggtaccgaaacgaggcaccgtttgaaatgacgtgaatcggtgctcagtcggtactatggaattcggtcggtaccttaaaaagtaccgaattcggtacccatccctatacagGATAGGTTAAATAAAGACGTTGAGGACCggtatgtggacaaaatcagcatTAAAAATGGTTTTGATCCACATGAGACAAAAGACCGGAGCACCGATGACGTGTTTTTGCCGCCGCAAATCTGCATAACGAACATTTTCTGCTTTCTTGTTtgtactgtaaaaccactcttgtctgTAGTTTTGTATTGTCTACCAGgctcttactctgagtttttgggtcagatctctgattttgtgtctgatttggtgctaaatactgataaggtcattgtagtgggggattttaacattcgtgtggacattgaaaatgattgcctcaatgttgactcaattggttttacccaaataaTACATAGCtctacccactcctgccatcatacattagaccttgtgctgacttatggcatagagtgtgaggaaataacaatatttccacataatccagtcctctctgaccaacttttgataacctttgagttcttTATAACAAAGTTCTTGAGACataaaagtaaatttcactatagccggtctctatctgacaacgctgttgcatcttttaaatcaactgttccatctttactatcttcagcatctcagaggaacgtagtagaggacaatatttttatttctagcccttcacaaattgatgctttagttcataatgttacttcctctttacgtgtggcattagatgatgttgcccctttaaaaaagaaggtaattagggacaagaagttggctccctggtttatttCTCATTtatgaactttaaaacaaaactctagaaaattggagacaacatggcgctctacacaccaggaggagtcctacttatcctggaaaaatagtctcgtgctttataaaaataagcttcaacaggctagaactgcttatttttcatcactaattgaagagaataagaataatccaaaatgtattttcagtacagttgccaaacttacacagaatcgtccTCGttgtcgtcgttgtcttcctccgcttatccgggtccgggtcgcgggggcagcatcccaactagggagttccagactgtcctctccccggccttctccaccagctcctccggcaggaccccgaggcgttcccggaccagattggagatgtaacctctccaacgtgtcctgggtcgacccgggacatgcccgaaacacctccccagggaggcgtccaggaggcatcctgaccagatgcccaaaccacctcaactggctcctttcgatccggaggagcagcggttctactccgagtccctcccgaatgtctgagctcctcaccctatctctaaggctgagcccggccaccctacggaggaaactcatttcgaccgcctttatccgcgatcttgtactttcggtcattacccaaagctcatgaccataggtgaggattgggacgtagatcgaccggtaaatcgagagcctggctttctggctcagctccctcttcaccacgacagatcggctcagcgttcgcatcactgcagatgccgaaccaatccgcctgtcgatctcccgatccctcctaccctcactcgtgaacaagaccccgagatacttaaactcctccacttaaggtagggcctctctcctgacccggatttggcaagccacccttttccggtcgagaaccatggtctcagatttggaggtgctgatcctcatcccagccgctttacactcggccgtgaacctacccagcaagagctgaaggtcagagctggatgaagctaggaggaccacatcatccgcaaaaagcagagacgagattctcctgccaccaaactcgacacactccacaccacggctgcgcctagaaattctgtccataaaggtaatgaacagaaccggtgacaaagggcagccctggcagagtccaaccctcagcgggaacaggtccgacttactaccggctatgcgggccaaactcacgctcctctggtaaagggactgaatggcccttaacagaaaccacccaccccatactcctggagcgtcccccacagggtgcccctggggacacggccaTAAGCctactccaaatccacaaaacacgtgtggattggttgggcaaactcccatgccccgtccatctcccttgcaagggtatagagctggttcacagttctacggccaggatgaaaaccacattgctcctcctcaatctgagattcaattatcgatcggaccctcctctccagtaccttggagtagacctttccagggaggctgaggagtgtgatccccctatagttggaacacaccctcaggtcacccttcttaaagatgaggaccaccaccccggtctgcccctccacaggaactgcccccgatgaccacgcaatgttgcagagacgtgtcaaccatgacagccctacaacatccatagcctattcccttagccctcaacagtaatgactttatgggatttttcacaagtaaaattaattctattagaaacaaaatcattagcatcctccctaatgcgttttcttcttcctcagtaagtgaggcagcatctgaggtaactgtagaatcttatctgtgtttgaaccgttttgatccagttgagctttcagagttatcaaaaatattagcttcatctaaaccttcaacttgcattttagatcaaaTCCCaatcaaattatttaaagatgcatttcctttgtttactgcccccattctagatataatccatTAATCCTTAGTAAAtagatacgtaccacaggattttaaggttgctgaaatcaaacctttacttaagaagccttctctagaTCCAAATGACCCAAAGAATTATAGACCAACATCTAACCTtcaatttttatccaaagtctttgagaaaatagtggccatccaagtatgtgagcatttaaacactaatgatctgtttgaggaatttcagtctgattTTAgagagtatagagctccggaccccacgtgactctcagttagtagacgccatattggcaggtaaaagaagctaaacaaacacggatcgtaaacatgaacgtgaacgggatcggcttggattttactttgtcggagtttacttcacactttaaaaccgaagaaatcactttatatagtcagaaattaaatagactaaacatctccgacccttaccttgcccctgggatactttttaaaaatgccagaagctgtcgaagcagacttcttaccggacctggccagggaactccttgggatttacccggaggagctggctcaggtggctggggagagggaagtctgggcctctcgacgctactgcccccacaaAACGATTCCGGATACgcgggtgaaaatggatggacaaataacagagtaAGTAGTTTAaaaagagtgctgtgctgtttgaatgtataaactgaacgccaagagaaatcactagtttgattgttttccgtgaaaaaaataagtcaggcaggagcgtctcaggatttgtctgagatctgtctcggtgagacagataatagcaatccaaagtgctttttatgtgtgatctgacaattgatcaaccattgcttaaaaattaaatacagcttagccggttaattgctgtgatcataaaacacgtaaacggcagcacgcagaactcacgaggcaacgttttacgtgatgtttacttgttactatgagtaataagacagaaaaagccatgccaaaataagtttaggaagctcaCTAACAattataataaaagcatttaaaataaataccatacacagttgaggaaacgttggtttaagaacctgatatgaagcggtcgctgcataagcgaaaactttTACTCTCGGGATACCACAGTTTCATttaagcccggtcactagcgcattttattacaatcatccaacatttgcggcgctccggatcttggggaatcctgtagatggctcattccttatgtcgtccgtgtctgttctgcatcctggggcacaacaggaatctaccatatttcctgtctgattgagttttctgacaataacaaatagtccagctgccggcttctacctgccaatatggcgccatttcgatttaaactgttgcatgccgggagaagtgacgtcaactcccggagctctattacagcactgaaactgcgttagtgaaagttacaaatgatattctcatggcatcagataagaatcttgtgtctgttctagtcttgttagatctcagtgctgcttttgacacagttgatcacaatgttcttttagaaagacttgaacatgttgtagggatcaaaggaacagtgctaggcggtttaaatccttcctgtctgacagatataattttgtaaacgtacatgacaaatcttcttcaaactccagggttacttgtggagtgccacagggttcggtgcttggaccaattctttttaactatatatgctcccaattgttaaaataattagacagcatgagataaacttccactgttatgctgacgatactcagttatatctttccattaaccctgattaacctaatcggttaggtagattacaggcttgtcttgaagacataaaaaattggatgactcaaaactttttgcttttaaatcaagacaagactgaagttctcatcattggacctgaaattcagaaaaggaaattgcttagtcaatcacctgacctgaatggcattaaattagtctccgagaacaaagtaaggaaccttggtgttatcttgtcatctagaatcttctggcactgatctGTAAGTGACAACAGCCATAAAACTCATGGAACGGGAGTGAGAGAGTGATTTTATTGCTtaggaaaatgggctgcagtaaccaaatgtgaccacaggatgccattcttacatattgcgccTTTAATGTGAGAATAAACAGTTATTATCAAGATACAAACAATTTTTATtctaaacacaaataaaatggGCATTGGTTACAATTAATGCCATGTCTGAAATTTAAAGTATTTTCAGAAATTGTAAAAGGTCTAAATAATTCCACATCTACACTCAATAAACCCAAAAAAGGGTAGTTTTAGCAGCGATCCATTTCTTTGCAACAGTCTTTTTATTTTCCAAATTCAAGCACTTTTCAAAACGAGTTCATTGAAATCAAATTCCAGCCTTCTAATTTTAGAGATGCAGTCTGAAACGACCAAAAGTTATGATAAAACTTATAATGCAAGTTTTTTTTATCATCTAAGAAACTGAGCGATGTGCTTTCCTTATTTGTGGCACTTATTGATTGCCTGCAGGCATATTCCTTTGCAAGAATAATCAGATTACTGGTCTGTGATGATGATTTGTTTTTCCACCATAACACAAATTAAGACAATCTCATTAGTAATTTAGAACACAATTTTTCTACATCCTTTCTGTTGCGTTGTGTTATTGTTTCCCTACGACACACATCACCTCAGGGCACCCTGGAGTCACATTCCAAAGCCTCGCATATGTAAAACACAGTTTTCCTCTTCAGATCTCACTTATTTTAATTTTCACATGCAGAGAAGCGTATAATGTGTCATCGTGAATTCATACTCCCTTGAGAATGAACACCTACGTGCAGAATATGTGAAAGCTCAATGAGTGAATCATTCTAGAATCGTTCATGCTTATTTTTATCCTAACTAAAACATAAAACGTGGCCAGAGAAACCAGAGAGCCTGTGGCATTTTAACATCTTTTTTTATTGTAGATCTGGAAAGCTGCTTCAAATCAGATTATGTGTCTCATGAGGCCAAAATGCTTGGGTGACTAAGTCAGAGCCTAAGGGTGGAGAGGTGTGAGATAAAAACCTGGTGCAATTTGGGTTCACCTCTTttagggatttaaaagaaaataggataaatcaaagagcaGC is a window encoding:
- the avpr2l gene encoding arginine vasopressin receptor 2, like, with amino-acid sequence MEASNNLTGEAADEDGVVRFALVRVGVLGLVFVLATCGNFFFLGTLWKRRKRNTRTHLFLLHLCLADLVVAFFQVLPQLSIEITRRFRGSDFLCRTVKYLQVVGMFASAYMIVAMAIDRYHAVCMPMVSFLEGSCRRYISIGAAWLISLLFSSPQLFIFSLREVEVNQYDCWATFIEPWGSRIYISWITLAVFALPAVILLFCQMRICTTIYFNMKTKALQSGRAGSKGISNAMLKTLKMTFVIIMAYTLCWSPFFVVQLWSAWSPGSAPTQGPVFSIIMLLASLNSCTNPWIYLYYS